A stretch of DNA from Saccharospirillum mangrovi:
AACTTATCGGCCGGTCCAAACCTTCGTGTGAATGGTGAAAGCTACACTGTCATTACCGAACTGGGCGCACCGGGTTCAACAACTGCAACCGATCTGCAAGGCATGAATGGCAACCTGACAGCCAATTATGCGCTGGGCGCCGATATTGATGCGGCCGCCACCAGTAGCTGGAACGGCGGCGAAGGTTTTTCACCCATTGCTTTGGAAGACAGTGTGCAGGGCGCGTTTAAGGGCGACTTTACCGGCCTTGGTCACATCATCAGAAATTTCCAAATTGAGAGAACCACCAGCACCAATGTCGGGCTCTTTTCCGTGTTGAATGGCAGTACCATCAGAGATGTCGCCCTCCGTGATACAACCATTACTGGCAAGGACTTCGTTGGGGCTGTAGCCGGTAGCGTTACAGGGCAAAGCCAAATCAGTGGCAGTTGTGTTGTGGGTGGCACGATCGAAGCACTTAACAATGCAGCCGGGGGGCTGGTTGGCGAACAAAGCGCATCGCTGACGATTACCGATAGCTGTGTGGTAAGAATTCGCGTCTCGAGGGAAGACTATGCAGGCGGTTTTATTGGCAACCAAAACGCTGGCGCAACCATAATAAGGCAAAGTTACTTCGCCGGTTACTTTTCAGGGAACGGCAGCAATTCGAATAACACCGGTATTTATATCGGCGCATTTGCAGTTCAGCCAACGATTTCTGAGAGTCTCTACTACCTTCAGTCCGGTACGATACCTGGCGGTTCACCCAGTGGTAGCACTCAACTGGTCTCTTCCCAACTGAGCCAGCTTGCGCCTTACGAAAATGCTAATTGGGACATTTCAGACGACCCGGATCAACACAGCCTTTGGTTTCTGAATGTGCCACTCAATCCCTATCTACTGCCAATGTTAAGAGTGTTTGATATCAACATGAATGAATACAACTACGATGCATAAAAACCACACTATCGAGCTGCCGGATGCTAGGTGGTTTGATATCTGAAGGCCCGGATCGGGTGTTCCCTCAGTGCACCCGATCAACCATGAAAATACCCGTCACCTCAGCTCTACTTTCAATCCAAGGCAATGGCATTCGCTTTCGATTTCTCTATCGATGCCACAAACCTGCCAGCGGTTTCAGAACTGCTGAATGTATTAAAGATTATCGCTTTTATACCGCATCCTGCGGTATTCCACCGATGTTCCCCATGCCAGACACTGCTCAATGATTTCTTGCTGTTTTGGAGTCCATTATGCGAGGTCTGGCTGCCTGGAAAGGTGCACTGTTCACCACGGCGTTCTTCAGTATTGCTGGCTGTAATTCCGAAAGCGGCGGCGGTGGCTCCAGCGCCACGCCATTGCCCACCGTCGATACGCTGTTTTGCAGCGGCGGTATTTGCACACTCGACAGTGGCGCCACTATCAACACAGCGGAAGCCCGGGTCGTTGAAGCACATCTGGCGCAGGGCAATGTGATTGTGAAAACGTCGGACTCAGACGTGCTGACGCTCTTGAGCCCGGTTCGCTGGAGCAGCAATCGCTCACTGACGTTGCAAACGGATAACGACATTCAATTGTTCGGTGGCATTAGCGCCAGCCAGGGAAAACTGATTATCGACAACCCCGGACACGACTATCAATTGCGTAAGCCGGTTAATCTGTCGGCCGGTCAAAACTTTCGTGTTAATGGCGAAGACTTCACAGTGATTACTTCATTGGGGCAACCGGGTTCGACAACCGGTGCCGACCTGCAAGGCATCAGTGGAAATATGTCTGGCAACTATGCGCTGGGCAGCGATATTGATGCATCCGCTACCAGCAACTGGAACAGCGACGCCGGGTTTTATCCAATCTCTACCTTTGGCGATGTCGATCCATTCACCGGAAAGTTGGATGGCCTGGGGCACGTGATTCGCAGCATTAGAATCAACCGGCCCACCTTCAGCTATATTGGCCTTTTTGCGGTGTTGGAAGATGCGTCAATTAAGCACCTGGCGCTGGAAGATTTTCAGGTAACGGGTAAATCCGATGTGGGTAGTTTTGCCGGGGTTGCAGAGGGCACAACCCGGATCGCTCAAAGCTGTGTGGTGGGTGGCAGTGTCACTGCAAAAGACCAATCAGCCGGCGCCTACTTTGGCGAAAGATTGCAAGACACT
This window harbors:
- a CDS encoding ZmpA/ZmpB/ZmpC family metallo-endopeptidase-related protein — protein: MPTVDTLFCSGGICTLDSGATINTAEARVVEAHLAQGNVIVKTSDSDVLTLLSPVRWSSNRSLTLQTDNDIQLFGGISASQGKLIIDNPGHDYQLRKPVNLSAGQNFRVNGEDFTVITSLGQPGSTTGADLQGISGNMSGNYALGSDIDASATSNWNSDAGFYPISTFGDVDPFTGKLDGLGHVIRSIRINRPTFSYIGLFAVLEDASIKHLALEDFQVTGKSDVGSFAGVAEGTTRIAQSCVVGGSVTAKDQSAGAYFGERLQDTEVTDSCILGTSIIANEMIGGMVGLESDGTLTVVKSYAFRLKLLDNDGDPNFIGFLAGGSNAEPPVVSHSLVNYQNASLVPSDVTGATTLRLIALGDLSNYQDASWDISTDPDSNSLWYLDQSYDHPAPAMLRMFDLDLTDFLYDS
- a CDS encoding ZmpA/ZmpB/ZmpC family metallo-endopeptidase-related protein codes for the protein MRGLINLGFFVALSALGLTGCNSENGGSGGGNAGPSVQTEPFFCAGGICSLARGVALNEEYATTVQDELISGNVILKAANDSELMLTHAIEWNSSHSLTLQANNDIHIQGGITASAGQLIIDNPGHQYDLRKPVNLSAGPNLRVNGESYTVITELGAPGSTTATDLQGMNGNLTANYALGADIDAAATSSWNGGEGFSPIALEDSVQGAFKGDFTGLGHIIRNFQIERTTSTNVGLFSVLNGSTIRDVALRDTTITGKDFVGAVAGSVTGQSQISGSCVVGGTIEALNNAAGGLVGEQSASLTITDSCVVRIRVSREDYAGGFIGNQNAGATIIRQSYFAGYFSGNGSNSNNTGIYIGAFAVQPTISESLYYLQSGTIPGGSPSGSTQLVSSQLSQLAPYENANWDISDDPDQHSLWFLNVPLNPYLLPMLRVFDINMNEYNYDA